The proteins below come from a single Myripristis murdjan chromosome 10, fMyrMur1.1, whole genome shotgun sequence genomic window:
- the atp11c gene encoding phospholipid-transporting ATPase 11C isoform X5: MLRRRLNRLLGGDERRVDSRTIYVGHRPCPATEAFIPPKFCDNRIVSSKYTVWNFLPKNLFEQFRRIANFYFLIIFLVQVIVDTPTSPVTSGLPLFFVITVTAIKQGYEDWLRHKADNEVNKYLVTVLENGQKIRTESEKIKVGDVVEVKEDETFPCDLILLQSSRDDDTCFVTTASLDGESNHKTHYTVPDTEKDLESLNATIECEQPQPDLYKFVGRMHIYKKDQEPAVRSLGPENLLLKGATLKNTQKICGVAVYTGMETKMALNYQGKSQKRSAVEKSINAFLLVYLCILVSKALVCTTLKYVWQSEPGQDEPWYNQKTQREKDTNLYLKMFTDFLSFMVLFNFIIPVSMYVTVEMQKFLGSFFITWDKDFFDPEIQEGALVNTSDLNEELGQVEYVFTDKTGTLTQNNMEFIECCIDGFQYKYRDAGSELDGFCVTDGPVSKLQQKAGREKEELFLRALCLCHTVQVKESPGPGQGQADGLMDQVDGLGLGGEVLRPEEQRGFIASSPDEVALVKGAMRYGFTFLGLESKNMKILNRNNDVEMYELLHVLNFDPVRRRMSVIVRSKSGDTLLFCKGADSSIFPRVRPEEVDRIRMHVERNATEGYRTLCVAYKQLSAEEYAQADAGLREARLALQDREEKLMAVYNQVETGMSLIGATAVEDRLQEEAAETMEALQGAGMKVWVLTGDKMETAKSTCYACRLFQRNTELLELTVRTLEDGGRKREERLHELLLDYHKKAVQDAPPVKAGVTRSWSTANQDYGFIIDGATLSMVLNSSHDSNSSRYKSLFLQICQNCTAVLCCRMAPLQKAQIVKMVKNSKGGPITLSIGDGANDVSMILEAHVGIGIKGKEGRQAVRNSDYAIPKLKHLKKLLLAHGHLYYVRIAHLVQYFFYKNLCFILPQFLYQFFCGYSQQPLYDAAYLTMYNICFTSMPILAYSLLEQHICIEVLLDNATLYREIAKNAMLRWRPFFYWTVLGVFHGLLFFFGVRYLFSNPALQDNGQVFGNWSYGTIVFTVLVFTVTLKLALDTRHWTWINHFVIWGSLAFYVFFSFFWGGIIWPFLRQQRLYFVFANMLSSVSAWLVIILLILLSLLPDILLVVFRKPRGPNARQIAAVTPLSYKHLKERE; encoded by the exons GTGATAGTGGACACCCCCACCAGCCCAGTCACCAGTGGCCtacctttattttttgtgatcACAGTAACAGCTATCAAGCAG GGCTATGAGGACTGGCTGCGGCACAAAGCAGACAATGAGGTGAATAAGTACCTGGTGACTGTGCTagaaaatggacagaaaatacgGACAGAGAGCGAGAAGATCAAG GTTGGAGATGTGGTTGAGGTGAAGGAAGACGAGACCTTTCCCTGTGATTTGATTCTGCTGCAATCTAGTCGGGATGACGACACCTGCTTTGTGACCACAGCCAGTCTGGATGGAGAGTCCAACCATAAA ACACACTACACAGTGCCAGACACAGAGAAGGATCTGGAATCTCTCAACGCCACCATCGAGTGTGAGCAGCCGCAGCCTGACCTCTACAA GTTTGTTGGCCGTATGCACATATACAAGAAAGATCAGGAGCCTGCAGTGAG GTCTTTAGGTCCAGAGAACCTGCTCCTGAAAGGGGCTACTTTGAAGAACACCCAGAAAATCTGTG GTGTTGCAGTTTACACCGGCATGGAGACAAAAATGGCTCTCAACTACCAGGGCAAGTCTCAGAAGCGGTCTGCTGTGGAAAA atccATCAATGCCTTCCTTCTGGTTTACCTATGCATCTTGGTGAGCAAAGCCCTGGTGTGCACTACGCTCAAGTATGTGTGGCAGAGTGAGCCTGGACAGGATGAGCCTTGGTATAACCAGAAGACCCAAAGAGAGAAGGACACCAATCTG TACCTGAAGATGTTCACTGACTTCCTGTCCTTCATGGTGCTCTTCAACTTCATCATCCCAGTGTCCATGTATGTGACGGTGGAGATGCAGAAGTTCCTGGGCTCCTTCTTCATCACCTGGGATAAGGACTTTTTTGACCCTGAGATCCAGGAGGGGGCTTTGGTCAACACTTCGGATCTCAACGAGGAGCTGGGACAG GTGGAGTATGTCTTCACCGACAAGACAGGTACTCTCACTCAGAACAACATGGAGTTCATCGAGTGCTGCATCGACGGCTTCCAGTACAAGTACCGGGATGCAGGCTCAGAGCTGGATGGATTCTGTGTCACAGATGGGCCTGTGAgcaagctgcagcagaaagctGGCAGG gagaaggaggagctgtTTCTGCGGGCCCTGTGTCTGTGCCACACGGTGCAGGTGAAAGAGTCCCCAGGCCCGGGACAGGGTCAAGCGGATGGGCTGATGGACCAGGTGGATGGCTTGGGGTTGGGTGGAGAGGTGCTTCgaccagaggagcagagaggttTTATAGCGTCTTCACCTGATGAGGTGGCTCTGGTCAAGGGTGCCATGAG GTATGGCTTCACGTTCCTGGGCCTGGAGAGCAAGAACATGAAAATTCTGAACAGGAACAATGATGTTGAAAT GTATGAGCTGCTTCATGTGTTGAACTTTGACCCAGTGCGAAGACGAATGAGTGTAATTGTCAGATCCAAATCAG GTGATACACTGCTCTTCTGTAAAGGGGCAGATTCTTCCATCTTCCCCCGTGTCAGACCGGAGGAAGTGGACAGGATACGCATGCACGTTGAACGTAACGCTACG GAAGGCTACCGGACACTGTGTGTGGCCTACAAGCAGCTTAGTGCAGAAGAGTATGCACAAGCAGACGCAGGGCTGAGGGAAGCCAGGCTCGCCctgcaggacagagaggagaagctcATGGCTGTTTACAACCAGGTGGAGACAGGCATGAGCCTAATAGGAGCTACGGCTGTGGAAGATAG GCTtcaggaggaggcagcagagacCATGGAGGCTCTGCAGGGAGCAGGCATGAAGGTATGGGTGCTGACAGGGGACAAGATGGAGACGGCCAAGTCCACCTGCTATGCATGTAGGCTGtttcagagaaacacagagctATTAGAGCTAACAGTGCGCACcctggaggatggagggaggaaacgGGAAGAGCGACTGCACGAGCTCCTGCTTGATTACCATAAGAAAGCTGTACAGGATGCACCACCAGTCAAGGCAGGTGTTACCAG gagCTGGTCTACAGCCAACCAGGACTATGGTTTTATCATAGATGGAGCcactctgtccatggtgctcaACTCCTCCCATGATTCCAACTCTAGTCGCTACAAGAGTCTGTTCCTGCAGATTTGTCAGAACTGCACTGCTGTGCTCTGCTGCCGAATGGCACCTCTACAAAAGGCACAG ATAGTGAAAATGGTGAAGAATTCTAAAGGTGGCCCCATCACCCTTTCCATCGGAGATGGAGCCAACGATGTCAGCATGATTTTGGAAGCTCATGTTGGCATTG GTATTAAGGGTAAAGAGGGCCGGCAGGCGGTGAGGAACAGTGATTACGCCATCCCCAAACTCAAGCACCTCAAGAAGCTCTTGCTGGCACATGGGCATCTCTACTATGTTCGCATTGCTCACTTGGTGCAATATTTCTTTTACAAG AACCTTTGCTTCATCTTACCCCAGTTCTTGTACCAGTTTTTCTGTGGCTATTCACAGCAA CCCCTCTACGATGCAGCCTATCTGACGATGTACAACATCTGCTTCACCTCTATGCCCATCCTGGCCTACAGCCTTTTGGAGCAGCACATCTGCATTGAGGTTCTGTTGGACAATGCTACCCTCTACAG GGAAATTGCCAAAAATGCCATGTTGCGGTGGCGACCCTTCTTCTACTGGACTGTACTGGGGGTTTTCCATGGCttgctcttcttctttggtgtCCGATACCTGTTTAGTAACCCGGCATTGCAAGATAATGGCCAG gtGTTTGGAAATTGGTCCTATGGAACGATAGTCTTCACTGTCCTCGTCTTCACTGTTACGCTAAAG CTCGCTCTGGATACAAGGCACTGGACTTGGATCAACCACTTTGTCATCTGGGGCTCCCTGGCCTTCTATGTGTTTTTCAGCTTCTTCTGGGGAGGCATCATATG GCCCTTCCTGAGGCAGCAGcgtttgtattttgtgtttgccaACATGCTGAGCTCTGTGTCAGCCTGGCTGGTCATCATCTTGCTCATCCTGCTCAGCCTACTGCCTGACATCCTGCTAGTGGTGTTCCGCAAGCCCCGCGGGCCCAATGCAAGACAG ATCGCAGCTGTCACACCACTGTCCTACAAGCACCTGAAGGAGCGCGAGTGA
- the atp11c gene encoding phospholipid-transporting ATPase 11C isoform X4, with protein sequence MLRRRLNRLLGGDERRVDSRTIYVGHRPCPATEAFIPPKFCDNRIVSSKYTVWNFLPKNLFEQFRRIANFYFLIIFLVQVIVDTPTSPVTSGLPLFFVITVTAIKQGYEDWLRHKADNEVNKYLVTVLENGQKIRTESEKIKVGDVVEVKEDETFPCDLILLQSSRDDDTCFVTTASLDGESNHKTHYTVPDTEKDLESLNATIECEQPQPDLYKFVGRMHIYKKDQEPAVRSLGPENLLLKGATLKNTQKICGVAVYTGMETKMALNYQGKSQKRSAVEKSINAFLLVYLCILVSKALVCTTLKYVWQSEPGQDEPWYNQKTQREKDTNLYLKMFTDFLSFMVLFNFIIPVSMYVTVEMQKFLGSFFITWDKDFFDPEIQEGALVNTSDLNEELGQVEYVFTDKTGTLTQNNMEFIECCIDGFQYKYRDAGSELDGFCVTDGPVSKLQQKAGREKEELFLRALCLCHTVQVKESPGPGQGQADGLMDQVDGLGLGGEVLRPEEQRGFIASSPDEVALVKGAMRYGFTFLGLESKNMKILNRNNDVEMYELLHVLNFDPVRRRMSVIVRSKSGDTLLFCKGADSSIFPRVRPEEVDRIRMHVERNATEGYRTLCVAYKQLSAEEYAQADAGLREARLALQDREEKLMAVYNQVETGMSLIGATAVEDRLQEEAAETMEALQGAGMKVWVLTGDKMETAKSTCYACRLFQRNTELLELTVRTLEDGGRKREERLHELLLDYHKKAVQDAPPVKAGVTRSWSTANQDYGFIIDGATLSMVLNSSHDSNSSRYKSLFLQICQNCTAVLCCRMAPLQKAQIVKMVKNSKGGPITLSIGDGANDVSMILEAHVGIGIKGKEGRQAVRNSDYAIPKLKHLKKLLLAHGHLYYVRIAHLVQYFFYKNLCFILPQFLYQFFCGYSQQPLYDAAYLTMYNICFTSMPILAYSLLEQHICIEVLLDNATLYREIAKNAMLRWRPFFYWTVLGVFHGLLFFFGVRYLFSNPALQDNGQVFGNWSYGTIVFTVLVFTVTLKLALDTRHWTWINHFVIWGSLAFYVFFSFFWGGIIWPFLRQQRLYFVFANMLSSVSAWLVIILLILLSLLPDILLVVFRKPRGPNARQLSEDSLLQTSRSQLSHHCPTST encoded by the exons GTGATAGTGGACACCCCCACCAGCCCAGTCACCAGTGGCCtacctttattttttgtgatcACAGTAACAGCTATCAAGCAG GGCTATGAGGACTGGCTGCGGCACAAAGCAGACAATGAGGTGAATAAGTACCTGGTGACTGTGCTagaaaatggacagaaaatacgGACAGAGAGCGAGAAGATCAAG GTTGGAGATGTGGTTGAGGTGAAGGAAGACGAGACCTTTCCCTGTGATTTGATTCTGCTGCAATCTAGTCGGGATGACGACACCTGCTTTGTGACCACAGCCAGTCTGGATGGAGAGTCCAACCATAAA ACACACTACACAGTGCCAGACACAGAGAAGGATCTGGAATCTCTCAACGCCACCATCGAGTGTGAGCAGCCGCAGCCTGACCTCTACAA GTTTGTTGGCCGTATGCACATATACAAGAAAGATCAGGAGCCTGCAGTGAG GTCTTTAGGTCCAGAGAACCTGCTCCTGAAAGGGGCTACTTTGAAGAACACCCAGAAAATCTGTG GTGTTGCAGTTTACACCGGCATGGAGACAAAAATGGCTCTCAACTACCAGGGCAAGTCTCAGAAGCGGTCTGCTGTGGAAAA atccATCAATGCCTTCCTTCTGGTTTACCTATGCATCTTGGTGAGCAAAGCCCTGGTGTGCACTACGCTCAAGTATGTGTGGCAGAGTGAGCCTGGACAGGATGAGCCTTGGTATAACCAGAAGACCCAAAGAGAGAAGGACACCAATCTG TACCTGAAGATGTTCACTGACTTCCTGTCCTTCATGGTGCTCTTCAACTTCATCATCCCAGTGTCCATGTATGTGACGGTGGAGATGCAGAAGTTCCTGGGCTCCTTCTTCATCACCTGGGATAAGGACTTTTTTGACCCTGAGATCCAGGAGGGGGCTTTGGTCAACACTTCGGATCTCAACGAGGAGCTGGGACAG GTGGAGTATGTCTTCACCGACAAGACAGGTACTCTCACTCAGAACAACATGGAGTTCATCGAGTGCTGCATCGACGGCTTCCAGTACAAGTACCGGGATGCAGGCTCAGAGCTGGATGGATTCTGTGTCACAGATGGGCCTGTGAgcaagctgcagcagaaagctGGCAGG gagaaggaggagctgtTTCTGCGGGCCCTGTGTCTGTGCCACACGGTGCAGGTGAAAGAGTCCCCAGGCCCGGGACAGGGTCAAGCGGATGGGCTGATGGACCAGGTGGATGGCTTGGGGTTGGGTGGAGAGGTGCTTCgaccagaggagcagagaggttTTATAGCGTCTTCACCTGATGAGGTGGCTCTGGTCAAGGGTGCCATGAG GTATGGCTTCACGTTCCTGGGCCTGGAGAGCAAGAACATGAAAATTCTGAACAGGAACAATGATGTTGAAAT GTATGAGCTGCTTCATGTGTTGAACTTTGACCCAGTGCGAAGACGAATGAGTGTAATTGTCAGATCCAAATCAG GTGATACACTGCTCTTCTGTAAAGGGGCAGATTCTTCCATCTTCCCCCGTGTCAGACCGGAGGAAGTGGACAGGATACGCATGCACGTTGAACGTAACGCTACG GAAGGCTACCGGACACTGTGTGTGGCCTACAAGCAGCTTAGTGCAGAAGAGTATGCACAAGCAGACGCAGGGCTGAGGGAAGCCAGGCTCGCCctgcaggacagagaggagaagctcATGGCTGTTTACAACCAGGTGGAGACAGGCATGAGCCTAATAGGAGCTACGGCTGTGGAAGATAG GCTtcaggaggaggcagcagagacCATGGAGGCTCTGCAGGGAGCAGGCATGAAGGTATGGGTGCTGACAGGGGACAAGATGGAGACGGCCAAGTCCACCTGCTATGCATGTAGGCTGtttcagagaaacacagagctATTAGAGCTAACAGTGCGCACcctggaggatggagggaggaaacgGGAAGAGCGACTGCACGAGCTCCTGCTTGATTACCATAAGAAAGCTGTACAGGATGCACCACCAGTCAAGGCAGGTGTTACCAG gagCTGGTCTACAGCCAACCAGGACTATGGTTTTATCATAGATGGAGCcactctgtccatggtgctcaACTCCTCCCATGATTCCAACTCTAGTCGCTACAAGAGTCTGTTCCTGCAGATTTGTCAGAACTGCACTGCTGTGCTCTGCTGCCGAATGGCACCTCTACAAAAGGCACAG ATAGTGAAAATGGTGAAGAATTCTAAAGGTGGCCCCATCACCCTTTCCATCGGAGATGGAGCCAACGATGTCAGCATGATTTTGGAAGCTCATGTTGGCATTG GTATTAAGGGTAAAGAGGGCCGGCAGGCGGTGAGGAACAGTGATTACGCCATCCCCAAACTCAAGCACCTCAAGAAGCTCTTGCTGGCACATGGGCATCTCTACTATGTTCGCATTGCTCACTTGGTGCAATATTTCTTTTACAAG AACCTTTGCTTCATCTTACCCCAGTTCTTGTACCAGTTTTTCTGTGGCTATTCACAGCAA CCCCTCTACGATGCAGCCTATCTGACGATGTACAACATCTGCTTCACCTCTATGCCCATCCTGGCCTACAGCCTTTTGGAGCAGCACATCTGCATTGAGGTTCTGTTGGACAATGCTACCCTCTACAG GGAAATTGCCAAAAATGCCATGTTGCGGTGGCGACCCTTCTTCTACTGGACTGTACTGGGGGTTTTCCATGGCttgctcttcttctttggtgtCCGATACCTGTTTAGTAACCCGGCATTGCAAGATAATGGCCAG gtGTTTGGAAATTGGTCCTATGGAACGATAGTCTTCACTGTCCTCGTCTTCACTGTTACGCTAAAG CTCGCTCTGGATACAAGGCACTGGACTTGGATCAACCACTTTGTCATCTGGGGCTCCCTGGCCTTCTATGTGTTTTTCAGCTTCTTCTGGGGAGGCATCATATG GCCCTTCCTGAGGCAGCAGcgtttgtattttgtgtttgccaACATGCTGAGCTCTGTGTCAGCCTGGCTGGTCATCATCTTGCTCATCCTGCTCAGCCTACTGCCTGACATCCTGCTAGTGGTGTTCCGCAAGCCCCGCGGGCCCAATGCAAGACAG CTGTCAGAGGACTCCCTCCTACAGACATCCAG ATCGCAGCTGTCACACCACTGTCCTACAAGCACCTGA
- the atp11c gene encoding phospholipid-transporting ATPase 11C isoform X3, translating into MLRRRLNRLLGGDERRVDSRTIYVGHRPCPATEAFIPPKFCDNRIVSSKYTVWNFLPKNLFEQFRRIANFYFLIIFLVQVIVDTPTSPVTSGLPLFFVITVTAIKQGYEDWLRHKADNEVNKYLVTVLENGQKIRTESEKIKVGDVVEVKEDETFPCDLILLQSSRDDDTCFVTTASLDGESNHKTHYTVPDTEKDLESLNATIECEQPQPDLYKFVGRMHIYKKDQEPAVRSLGPENLLLKGATLKNTQKICGVAVYTGMETKMALNYQGKSQKRSAVEKSINAFLLVYLCILVSKALVCTTLKYVWQSEPGQDEPWYNQKTQREKDTNLYLKMFTDFLSFMVLFNFIIPVSMYVTVEMQKFLGSFFITWDKDFFDPEIQEGALVNTSDLNEELGQVEYVFTDKTGTLTQNNMEFIECCIDGFQYKYRDAGSELDGFCVTDGPVSKLQQKAGREKEELFLRALCLCHTVQVKESPGPGQGQADGLMDQVDGLGLGGEVLRPEEQRGFIASSPDEVALVKGAMRYGFTFLGLESKNMKILNRNNDVEMYELLHVLNFDPVRRRMSVIVRSKSGDTLLFCKGADSSIFPRVRPEEVDRIRMHVERNATEGYRTLCVAYKQLSAEEYAQADAGLREARLALQDREEKLMAVYNQVETGMSLIGATAVEDRLQEEAAETMEALQGAGMKVWVLTGDKMETAKSTCYACRLFQRNTELLELTVRTLEDGGRKREERLHELLLDYHKKAVQDAPPVKAGVTRSWSTANQDYGFIIDGATLSMVLNSSHDSNSSRYKSLFLQICQNCTAVLCCRMAPLQKAQIVKMVKNSKGGPITLSIGDGANDVSMILEAHVGIGIKGKEGRQAVRNSDYAIPKLKHLKKLLLAHGHLYYVRIAHLVQYFFYKNLCFILPQFLYQFFCGYSQQPLYDAAYLTMYNICFTSMPILAYSLLEQHICIEVLLDNATLYREIAKNAMLRWRPFFYWTVLGVFHGLLFFFGVRYLFSNPALQDNGQVFGNWSYGTIVFTVLVFTVTLKLALDTRHWTWINHFVIWGSLAFYVFFSFFWGGIIWPFLRQQRLYFVFANMLSSVSAWLVIILLILLSLLPDILLVVFRKPRGPNARQLSEDSLLQTSDRSCHTTVLQAPEGARVKGSKE; encoded by the exons GTGATAGTGGACACCCCCACCAGCCCAGTCACCAGTGGCCtacctttattttttgtgatcACAGTAACAGCTATCAAGCAG GGCTATGAGGACTGGCTGCGGCACAAAGCAGACAATGAGGTGAATAAGTACCTGGTGACTGTGCTagaaaatggacagaaaatacgGACAGAGAGCGAGAAGATCAAG GTTGGAGATGTGGTTGAGGTGAAGGAAGACGAGACCTTTCCCTGTGATTTGATTCTGCTGCAATCTAGTCGGGATGACGACACCTGCTTTGTGACCACAGCCAGTCTGGATGGAGAGTCCAACCATAAA ACACACTACACAGTGCCAGACACAGAGAAGGATCTGGAATCTCTCAACGCCACCATCGAGTGTGAGCAGCCGCAGCCTGACCTCTACAA GTTTGTTGGCCGTATGCACATATACAAGAAAGATCAGGAGCCTGCAGTGAG GTCTTTAGGTCCAGAGAACCTGCTCCTGAAAGGGGCTACTTTGAAGAACACCCAGAAAATCTGTG GTGTTGCAGTTTACACCGGCATGGAGACAAAAATGGCTCTCAACTACCAGGGCAAGTCTCAGAAGCGGTCTGCTGTGGAAAA atccATCAATGCCTTCCTTCTGGTTTACCTATGCATCTTGGTGAGCAAAGCCCTGGTGTGCACTACGCTCAAGTATGTGTGGCAGAGTGAGCCTGGACAGGATGAGCCTTGGTATAACCAGAAGACCCAAAGAGAGAAGGACACCAATCTG TACCTGAAGATGTTCACTGACTTCCTGTCCTTCATGGTGCTCTTCAACTTCATCATCCCAGTGTCCATGTATGTGACGGTGGAGATGCAGAAGTTCCTGGGCTCCTTCTTCATCACCTGGGATAAGGACTTTTTTGACCCTGAGATCCAGGAGGGGGCTTTGGTCAACACTTCGGATCTCAACGAGGAGCTGGGACAG GTGGAGTATGTCTTCACCGACAAGACAGGTACTCTCACTCAGAACAACATGGAGTTCATCGAGTGCTGCATCGACGGCTTCCAGTACAAGTACCGGGATGCAGGCTCAGAGCTGGATGGATTCTGTGTCACAGATGGGCCTGTGAgcaagctgcagcagaaagctGGCAGG gagaaggaggagctgtTTCTGCGGGCCCTGTGTCTGTGCCACACGGTGCAGGTGAAAGAGTCCCCAGGCCCGGGACAGGGTCAAGCGGATGGGCTGATGGACCAGGTGGATGGCTTGGGGTTGGGTGGAGAGGTGCTTCgaccagaggagcagagaggttTTATAGCGTCTTCACCTGATGAGGTGGCTCTGGTCAAGGGTGCCATGAG GTATGGCTTCACGTTCCTGGGCCTGGAGAGCAAGAACATGAAAATTCTGAACAGGAACAATGATGTTGAAAT GTATGAGCTGCTTCATGTGTTGAACTTTGACCCAGTGCGAAGACGAATGAGTGTAATTGTCAGATCCAAATCAG GTGATACACTGCTCTTCTGTAAAGGGGCAGATTCTTCCATCTTCCCCCGTGTCAGACCGGAGGAAGTGGACAGGATACGCATGCACGTTGAACGTAACGCTACG GAAGGCTACCGGACACTGTGTGTGGCCTACAAGCAGCTTAGTGCAGAAGAGTATGCACAAGCAGACGCAGGGCTGAGGGAAGCCAGGCTCGCCctgcaggacagagaggagaagctcATGGCTGTTTACAACCAGGTGGAGACAGGCATGAGCCTAATAGGAGCTACGGCTGTGGAAGATAG GCTtcaggaggaggcagcagagacCATGGAGGCTCTGCAGGGAGCAGGCATGAAGGTATGGGTGCTGACAGGGGACAAGATGGAGACGGCCAAGTCCACCTGCTATGCATGTAGGCTGtttcagagaaacacagagctATTAGAGCTAACAGTGCGCACcctggaggatggagggaggaaacgGGAAGAGCGACTGCACGAGCTCCTGCTTGATTACCATAAGAAAGCTGTACAGGATGCACCACCAGTCAAGGCAGGTGTTACCAG gagCTGGTCTACAGCCAACCAGGACTATGGTTTTATCATAGATGGAGCcactctgtccatggtgctcaACTCCTCCCATGATTCCAACTCTAGTCGCTACAAGAGTCTGTTCCTGCAGATTTGTCAGAACTGCACTGCTGTGCTCTGCTGCCGAATGGCACCTCTACAAAAGGCACAG ATAGTGAAAATGGTGAAGAATTCTAAAGGTGGCCCCATCACCCTTTCCATCGGAGATGGAGCCAACGATGTCAGCATGATTTTGGAAGCTCATGTTGGCATTG GTATTAAGGGTAAAGAGGGCCGGCAGGCGGTGAGGAACAGTGATTACGCCATCCCCAAACTCAAGCACCTCAAGAAGCTCTTGCTGGCACATGGGCATCTCTACTATGTTCGCATTGCTCACTTGGTGCAATATTTCTTTTACAAG AACCTTTGCTTCATCTTACCCCAGTTCTTGTACCAGTTTTTCTGTGGCTATTCACAGCAA CCCCTCTACGATGCAGCCTATCTGACGATGTACAACATCTGCTTCACCTCTATGCCCATCCTGGCCTACAGCCTTTTGGAGCAGCACATCTGCATTGAGGTTCTGTTGGACAATGCTACCCTCTACAG GGAAATTGCCAAAAATGCCATGTTGCGGTGGCGACCCTTCTTCTACTGGACTGTACTGGGGGTTTTCCATGGCttgctcttcttctttggtgtCCGATACCTGTTTAGTAACCCGGCATTGCAAGATAATGGCCAG gtGTTTGGAAATTGGTCCTATGGAACGATAGTCTTCACTGTCCTCGTCTTCACTGTTACGCTAAAG CTCGCTCTGGATACAAGGCACTGGACTTGGATCAACCACTTTGTCATCTGGGGCTCCCTGGCCTTCTATGTGTTTTTCAGCTTCTTCTGGGGAGGCATCATATG GCCCTTCCTGAGGCAGCAGcgtttgtattttgtgtttgccaACATGCTGAGCTCTGTGTCAGCCTGGCTGGTCATCATCTTGCTCATCCTGCTCAGCCTACTGCCTGACATCCTGCTAGTGGTGTTCCGCAAGCCCCGCGGGCCCAATGCAAGACAG CTGTCAGAGGACTCCCTCCTACAGACAT CAGATCGCAGCTGTCACACCACTGTCCTACAAGCACCTGAAGGAGCGCGAGTGAAGGGCAGTAAGGAGTGA